A DNA window from Pseudomonas tohonis contains the following coding sequences:
- a CDS encoding DUF2835 domain-containing protein has product MPSLVLDISLTAERFLAVYQGHANRVMLRSRDGRKVSLPAHHLRPFLTHDGIHGSFELEFDPSGSLLALRRLA; this is encoded by the coding sequence ATGCCCAGCCTGGTGCTGGATATCTCCCTGACCGCCGAGCGCTTTCTCGCGGTCTACCAGGGCCACGCCAACCGAGTGATGTTGCGCAGCCGCGACGGGCGCAAGGTTAGCCTGCCTGCACATCATTTGCGGCCTTTTCTGACCCATGATGGCATTCATGGTTCATTCGAGCTGGAATTCGATCCCTCCGGCTCGCTGCTGGCGTTACGTCGCCTCGCCTGA
- a CDS encoding diguanylate cyclase, with protein MQSLVQGPSSLFSRLPSGRGLLLLACALVLVGGLATTLLLAATMYSSERVQLRERFVQVATERLSRVQERLGDQLKQLDALRRFFNNSSSVSRSEFHGFVEPLLSDTLAYSWVPRVAGSERGAYEAEARADGLEHFRFHELDGKGETIASPPRDYYLPVYYSVSNQAGRIPLGLDLASLPTRLALLEKARAGRRTVVSGQLKLLGLAAGDGKGILVVAPVFGRAGDPADVLRGFVISVIDLRQELEAGIPGEVLDNVAMRVTDTTDAAHPQTLYQSEAVAADGELTLARDIVFADRTYRLELSASDHFIHTNRTGVWYLVVATGGLITLLLAAYLMLLINQRQRALRLVAERTRELRERELELKLSEERWGFALDSAGHGVWDWQLEAGTVFYSPAWKHMLGYGADEVADELDLCLRLQHPEDAPAVDAALQRHLRGEVPIYQSEHRMRRKDGSWVWILDRGKVVEWNPDGSPRRMIGTQTDISASKAAELQLALAHGQLRGVLDAATQVSIIATDVDGFVLQFNVGAERMLGYSADEMLGKRPRMLHLESEIQARCEALSKRLSRPIRDFHHYVVEVTAGDCYDEHEWTYVRKDGSHLTGNLILTEVRDQNDALIGYLGIAVDVTDRKRVQAALEDRDRLLQKLSAQVPGAIYQYQLYPDGRHLFPYVSAGVRDILEVEPEQVNTDASLAFTRLHPEDLERIYASILHSAKAMQTWREDFRVLLPRQGLRWLRGESEPERMADGSVLWHGYITDVTGHKLVEQELRALSITDALTGVYNRRHFQERLENEIARAQRREGPLAVVMLDVDHFKQVNDLHGHEAGDRVLRQLCQRLGARLRRIDVLCRLGGEEFIVLCPDTNLEQAHTLAEALWQSLLREEMPGVGVVTASFGCASWREGETADALLRRVDSAVYAAKQGGRNQVRDAE; from the coding sequence ATGCAGTCGCTCGTCCAGGGACCGTCCTCCCTGTTTTCCCGCCTGCCCTCCGGTCGTGGCCTGCTCCTGCTGGCCTGCGCCCTGGTGCTGGTCGGCGGCCTCGCCACGACCCTGCTGCTGGCCGCCACCATGTACAGCTCCGAGCGCGTGCAGCTTCGCGAGCGCTTCGTGCAGGTCGCCACCGAACGCCTCAGCCGGGTGCAGGAGCGCCTGGGCGACCAGCTCAAGCAACTGGACGCCCTGCGGCGCTTCTTCAACAACTCCAGCAGCGTCAGCCGCAGCGAATTCCATGGTTTCGTCGAGCCGCTGCTGAGCGACACCCTGGCCTACAGCTGGGTGCCGCGGGTCGCCGGAAGCGAGCGCGGCGCGTATGAAGCCGAGGCCCGTGCCGATGGCCTGGAGCACTTTCGCTTCCACGAGCTGGATGGCAAGGGCGAGACCATCGCCAGCCCGCCTCGCGACTACTACCTGCCGGTGTACTACAGCGTCTCCAACCAGGCCGGACGCATTCCCCTTGGGCTCGACCTCGCCTCCTTGCCGACGCGCCTGGCACTGCTGGAAAAGGCCCGCGCCGGGCGCCGGACAGTGGTTTCCGGGCAGCTGAAACTGCTCGGCCTGGCTGCGGGCGACGGCAAGGGCATCCTCGTGGTGGCCCCGGTGTTCGGCAGGGCCGGCGACCCGGCCGACGTGTTGCGCGGCTTCGTGATCAGTGTCATCGACCTGCGCCAGGAACTGGAGGCCGGCATCCCTGGGGAGGTGCTGGACAACGTGGCCATGCGGGTGACCGACACCACCGATGCGGCCCATCCGCAGACGCTCTACCAGAGCGAGGCCGTCGCCGCCGATGGCGAGCTGACCCTGGCGCGCGACATCGTCTTCGCCGACCGCACCTACCGCCTCGAACTGAGCGCCAGCGACCACTTCATCCACACCAACCGGACCGGCGTCTGGTACCTGGTGGTCGCCACCGGCGGGCTGATCACCCTGCTCCTGGCGGCGTACCTGATGCTGCTGATCAACCAGCGCCAGCGCGCCTTGCGCCTGGTGGCCGAACGCACCCGTGAATTGCGCGAGCGGGAGCTCGAACTGAAGCTCAGCGAGGAACGCTGGGGCTTCGCCCTGGACAGCGCGGGCCATGGCGTCTGGGACTGGCAGCTGGAGGCGGGGACGGTGTTCTACTCGCCGGCGTGGAAGCACATGCTCGGCTATGGCGCGGATGAGGTGGCGGACGAGCTGGACCTGTGCCTGCGCCTCCAGCACCCGGAAGACGCCCCGGCGGTCGATGCGGCCCTGCAGCGTCATCTGCGCGGCGAGGTGCCGATCTACCAGAGCGAGCACCGCATGCGGCGCAAGGACGGTTCCTGGGTGTGGATACTCGACCGCGGCAAGGTGGTGGAGTGGAATCCCGATGGCTCGCCCCGGCGCATGATCGGCACCCAGACCGACATCAGCGCCAGCAAGGCGGCCGAGCTGCAGCTGGCGCTGGCCCACGGTCAGCTGCGCGGGGTGCTGGACGCCGCCACCCAGGTGTCGATCATCGCCACCGACGTCGATGGCTTCGTCCTCCAGTTCAACGTCGGTGCCGAACGCATGCTCGGCTACAGCGCCGACGAAATGCTCGGCAAGCGACCCCGCATGCTGCACCTGGAATCGGAGATCCAGGCGCGCTGCGAAGCCCTGTCGAAGCGGCTGTCACGGCCCATCCGCGACTTCCATCACTACGTGGTCGAGGTGACCGCCGGCGACTGCTACGACGAACACGAGTGGACCTACGTGCGCAAGGACGGCAGCCACCTCACCGGCAACCTGATCCTCACCGAGGTGCGCGACCAGAACGACGCGCTCATCGGCTACCTGGGCATTGCCGTCGACGTCACCGATCGCAAGCGCGTGCAGGCGGCGCTGGAAGACCGTGATCGCCTGCTGCAGAAGCTCAGTGCGCAGGTGCCCGGTGCCATCTACCAGTACCAGCTGTACCCCGATGGCCGGCACCTCTTCCCCTACGTCAGCGCCGGTGTGCGCGACATCCTCGAAGTGGAGCCGGAGCAGGTGAACACCGATGCCTCGCTGGCCTTCACCCGCCTGCACCCCGAGGACCTGGAGCGGATCTACGCCAGCATCCTGCATTCGGCCAAGGCCATGCAGACCTGGCGCGAGGACTTCCGCGTGCTGCTGCCGCGCCAGGGCCTGCGCTGGTTGCGTGGCGAGTCCGAACCCGAGCGCATGGCGGATGGCAGCGTGCTCTGGCACGGCTACATCACCGACGTCACCGGGCACAAGCTGGTGGAACAGGAGCTGCGCGCGCTGTCGATCACCGATGCCCTGACGGGGGTCTACAACCGGCGGCATTTCCAGGAGCGACTGGAGAACGAGATCGCCCGTGCCCAGCGTCGCGAGGGGCCGCTGGCCGTGGTGATGCTGGATGTCGACCATTTCAAGCAGGTCAACGACCTGCATGGCCATGAGGCAGGTGACCGTGTGTTGCGACAGTTGTGCCAGCGTCTCGGCGCCCGCCTGCGGCGTATCGATGTCCTCTGCCGGTTGGGCGGGGAGGAGTTCATCGTGCTCTGCCCGGACACCAACCTGGAGCAGGCGCACACGCTGGCCGAGGCGTTGTGGCAATCCCTGCTGCGCGAGGAGATGCCCGGCGTCGGCGTGGTCACCGCCAGCTTCGGTTGCGCCAGCTGGCGCGAGGGCGAGACGGCCGATGCCTTGCTGCGGCGCGTGGATTCGGCGGTCTATGCCGCCAAGCAGGGCGGGCGTAACCAGGTGCGGGACGCGGAATGA
- a CDS encoding quinone-dependent dihydroorotate dehydrogenase gives MYTLARELLFKLSPETSHELSIDLIGAGGRLGLNGLLTKAPASLPVKVMGLEFPNPVGLAAGLDKNGDAIDGFAQLGFGFVEIGTVTPRPQPGNPKPRLFRLPEAEAIINRMGFNNHGVDHLLARVRAAKFKGVLGINIGKNFDTPVERAVDDYLICLDKVYAHASYVTVNVSSPNTPGLRSLQFGDSLKQLLEALRLRQEDLAVQHGRRVPLAIKIAPDMSDEETALVAGALRESGMDAVIATNTTLGREGVEGLEYGDEAGGLSGAPVRDKSTHTVKVLAGELGGRLPIIAVGGITEGRHAAEKIAAGASLVQIYSGFIYKGPALIRESVDAIAALPKR, from the coding sequence ATGTACACCCTGGCCCGCGAGCTGCTGTTCAAACTGTCCCCGGAAACCTCCCACGAGCTGTCCATCGACCTGATCGGCGCCGGTGGCCGCCTGGGCCTCAACGGCTTGCTGACCAAGGCGCCGGCCAGCCTGCCGGTGAAGGTCATGGGGCTGGAGTTCCCCAATCCCGTCGGCCTCGCCGCCGGCCTGGACAAGAACGGCGACGCCATCGACGGCTTCGCCCAGTTGGGCTTCGGTTTCGTCGAGATCGGTACCGTGACGCCGCGCCCGCAGCCGGGCAACCCCAAGCCGCGTCTCTTCCGCCTGCCCGAGGCCGAGGCGATCATCAATCGCATGGGCTTCAACAACCATGGCGTCGATCACCTGCTGGCCCGGGTTCGCGCGGCGAAGTTCAAGGGCGTGCTGGGCATCAACATCGGCAAGAACTTCGACACCCCGGTCGAGCGCGCGGTGGACGACTACCTGATCTGCCTGGACAAGGTCTACGCCCATGCCAGCTACGTGACGGTCAACGTCAGCTCGCCCAATACTCCCGGCCTGCGCAGCCTGCAGTTCGGCGACTCGCTCAAGCAGTTGCTCGAAGCCCTGCGCCTGCGCCAGGAAGACCTCGCCGTCCAGCATGGCCGTCGTGTGCCGCTGGCGATCAAGATCGCCCCGGACATGAGCGACGAGGAAACCGCCCTGGTGGCCGGTGCGTTGCGGGAGTCGGGCATGGACGCGGTGATCGCCACCAACACCACCCTCGGCCGCGAAGGCGTCGAGGGGCTGGAATATGGCGACGAGGCGGGTGGCCTGTCAGGTGCGCCGGTACGTGACAAGAGCACCCATACCGTCAAGGTGCTGGCTGGCGAGTTGGGCGGTCGCCTGCCGATCATCGCCGTGGGCGGGATCACCGAAGGCCGCCACGCGGCTGAGAAGATCGCTGCCGGTGCGAGCCTGGTGCAGATATATTCGGGCTTCATCTACAAGGGCCCGGCGCTGATCCGCGAGTCGGTGGATGCCATCGCCGCGTTGCCGAAGCGCTGA
- a CDS encoding YggL family protein: MATNRSRRLRKKLCVDEFQELGCELSLTYKDGLAEAELESFLDQFIDDAIQGNGLGYVGGDDYGFVCLSKRGSVSEEQRGKLEAWLKGRSELASFTLSPLVDVWYPENPINQ, encoded by the coding sequence ATGGCCACAAATCGTTCCCGCCGCCTGCGAAAGAAGCTCTGCGTCGATGAATTCCAGGAGCTGGGTTGCGAGCTGAGCCTGACCTACAAGGACGGGCTGGCCGAAGCGGAGCTGGAAAGCTTCCTCGATCAGTTCATCGACGACGCGATCCAGGGCAACGGCCTGGGTTATGTCGGCGGTGACGACTACGGTTTCGTCTGCCTGTCCAAGCGCGGCTCGGTCAGCGAGGAGCAGCGCGGCAAGCTGGAAGCCTGGCTCAAGGGCCGCAGCGAGCTGGCCAGCTTCACCCTGAGTCCGCTGGTGGATGTCTGGTACCCGGAAAACCCGATCAACCAGTGA
- the rlmKL gene encoding bifunctional 23S rRNA (guanine(2069)-N(7))-methyltransferase RlmK/23S rRNA (guanine(2445)-N(2))-methyltransferase RlmL, with the protein MSDVFELFLTCPKSLEGLLLDEATGLGLAEAREQVAAIRGRGDLETAYRLCLWSRLANRVLLVLKRFPVQNADDLYQGVLEVDWHDHLSPTGSLAVEFSGHGSGIDNTHFGALKVKDAIVDKLRTANGERPSIDKVSPDLRIHLRLEKGEAILSLDLAGHSLHQRGYRLQQGAAPLKENLAAAILLRAGWPRIAAEEGALADPMCGVGTFLVEAAMMAADIAPNLKRERWGFSNWQGHVPALWKKLHEEAQARADAGLARPPLWIRGYEADPRLIQPGRNNIERAGLSDWVKIYQGELATFEPRPDQNQKGLVISNPPYGERLGDEASLLYLYQNLGERLRQACMGWEAAVFTGAPELGKRMGIRSHKQYAFWNGALPCKLLLIKVLPDQFVTGSRRPEAAAEPQAGAMPAPEQARLSEGGQMFANRLQKNLKQLGKWAKREGVQCYRLYDADMPEYALAIDLYGDRVHVQEYAPPRSIDPEKAQARLLDALAAIPQALGVDPANVVVKRRERQTGTRQYERQGAQGQFLEVAEGGVKLLVNLTDYLDTGLFLDHRAMRLRIQREAAGKRFLNLFCYTATASVHAAKGGARSTTSVDLSKTYLDWARRNLSLNGFSDKQKLEQGDVMAWLAEGRGEYELIFIDPPTFSNSKRMEGVFDVQRDHVQLLDLAMARLAPGGVLYFSNNFRKFQLDESLSQRYQVSEISAETLDPDFARNPKIHRAWKFAAR; encoded by the coding sequence ATGTCGGATGTCTTCGAACTCTTCCTTACCTGCCCGAAAAGCCTGGAGGGCCTGTTGCTGGACGAAGCCACCGGGCTTGGCCTCGCCGAGGCGCGCGAGCAGGTGGCCGCCATCCGTGGCCGGGGTGACCTGGAAACCGCCTATCGCCTGTGCCTCTGGTCGCGCCTGGCCAACCGCGTGCTGCTGGTGCTCAAGCGTTTCCCGGTGCAGAACGCCGACGACCTCTATCAGGGCGTGCTGGAGGTGGACTGGCACGACCACCTGTCGCCCACCGGCAGCCTGGCAGTGGAGTTCAGTGGCCATGGCTCGGGTATCGACAACACCCATTTCGGCGCCCTCAAGGTCAAGGACGCCATCGTCGACAAGCTGCGCACCGCCAATGGCGAGCGCCCCTCGATCGACAAGGTCAGCCCCGACCTGCGCATCCATCTGCGCCTGGAGAAGGGCGAGGCGATCCTCTCCCTCGACCTCGCCGGGCACAGCCTGCACCAGCGCGGCTACCGCCTGCAGCAAGGGGCCGCGCCGCTGAAGGAGAACCTCGCCGCCGCCATCCTGCTGCGTGCCGGCTGGCCACGCATCGCCGCCGAGGAGGGCGCCCTGGCCGACCCCATGTGCGGGGTGGGGACCTTCCTGGTTGAGGCCGCGATGATGGCGGCCGACATCGCTCCCAACCTCAAGCGTGAGCGCTGGGGGTTCTCCAACTGGCAGGGCCACGTGCCGGCCCTGTGGAAGAAGCTGCACGAGGAAGCCCAGGCGCGTGCGGATGCGGGCCTGGCCCGGCCGCCCCTGTGGATCCGTGGCTACGAGGCCGACCCGCGCCTGATCCAGCCCGGGCGCAACAACATCGAGCGTGCGGGCCTCTCCGACTGGGTGAAGATCTACCAGGGCGAACTGGCCACTTTCGAACCGCGCCCGGACCAGAACCAGAAGGGCCTGGTCATCAGCAACCCCCCCTACGGCGAGCGCCTGGGCGACGAGGCCAGCCTGCTGTATCTCTACCAGAACCTTGGCGAGCGCCTTCGCCAGGCCTGCATGGGCTGGGAGGCGGCGGTGTTCACCGGCGCGCCGGAGCTGGGCAAGCGCATGGGCATCCGCAGCCACAAGCAGTACGCCTTCTGGAACGGCGCGCTGCCCTGCAAGTTGCTGCTGATCAAGGTGCTGCCCGACCAGTTCGTCACCGGCTCGCGTCGCCCGGAGGCCGCTGCCGAGCCACAGGCGGGCGCCATGCCTGCGCCGGAGCAGGCGCGCCTGTCCGAGGGCGGGCAGATGTTCGCCAACCGCCTGCAGAAGAACCTCAAGCAACTGGGCAAGTGGGCCAAGCGCGAAGGCGTGCAGTGCTACCGCCTGTATGACGCCGACATGCCCGAGTACGCGCTGGCCATCGACCTCTATGGCGACCGCGTGCACGTGCAGGAATACGCACCGCCGCGCTCCATCGACCCGGAGAAGGCCCAGGCCCGCCTGCTGGACGCCCTGGCGGCCATCCCGCAGGCGCTGGGGGTCGACCCGGCAAACGTCGTGGTCAAGCGTCGCGAGCGCCAGACCGGCACCCGCCAGTACGAGCGCCAGGGCGCACAGGGGCAGTTCCTCGAAGTGGCCGAGGGAGGCGTCAAGCTGCTGGTCAATCTCACCGACTACCTGGATACCGGCCTGTTCCTCGACCACCGTGCCATGCGCCTGCGCATCCAGCGCGAGGCCGCCGGCAAGCGCTTCCTCAACCTGTTCTGCTACACCGCCACCGCCAGCGTGCATGCCGCCAAGGGTGGTGCGCGCAGCACCACCAGCGTCGACCTGTCGAAGACCTACCTGGATTGGGCGCGGCGCAACCTGTCCCTCAACGGCTTCTCCGACAAGCAGAAGCTGGAGCAGGGCGACGTGATGGCGTGGCTGGCAGAGGGCCGCGGCGAGTACGAGCTGATCTTCATCGACCCGCCGACCTTCTCCAACTCCAAGCGCATGGAAGGCGTGTTCGATGTGCAGCGCGACCACGTGCAGCTGCTGGACCTGGCCATGGCCCGCCTGGCGCCGGGCGGGGTGCTGTATTTCTCCAACAACTTCCGCAAGTTCCAACTGGACGAGAGCCTGTCCCAGCGTTACCAGGTGAGCGAGATCAGTGCCGAGACCCTCGACCCGGATTTCGCCCGTAACCCGAAGATCCACCGCGCCTGGAAATTCGCCGCCCGCTGA
- the dacB gene encoding D-alanyl-D-alanine carboxypeptidase/D-alanyl-D-alanine-endopeptidase — MFKSIRILALTGLLLPFAQPVLAIQVNSTLPAKVQQALKKNKIPQNSLSLVTLPLTGPGAQTIFNADVSVNPASTMKLITTYAALELLGPTYQWKTEFYTDGTLKDGVLNGNLYLKGGGDPKLNMEKLWLLMRDLRANGVLKITGDLVLDRSRFVHPQLPAFNDDGGDENKPFLVGPDSLLVNLKALRFIARADGGRASVAAEPPIESIRIDNQIKVTKAAPCPAWPDVRYNPVTQFDGTTVIASGSLPDGCSAQTYLSLLDHPAYAAGAVRAIWKELGGSILGKDRLAGVPKDAKLLARAFSPDLVEIIRDINKYSNNTMAQQLFLSIGAQFRNDADGDDAKAAQRVIRAWLAKKGITAPHLVMENGSGLSRQERVSAREMATILHAAWQSPYAAEYIASLPLVAMDGTMRKRLRRTPMAGEAHIKTGTLNTVRAIAGFSRDNSGNTWAVVAILNDQRPWGASSILDQVLLDLYGQSRR, encoded by the coding sequence ATGTTCAAGTCCATTCGTATCCTTGCCCTGACCGGCCTCCTTCTTCCTTTCGCCCAGCCGGTCCTCGCCATCCAGGTCAACTCCACCCTGCCGGCCAAGGTCCAGCAGGCCCTGAAGAAGAACAAGATCCCGCAGAACTCCCTGTCGCTGGTCACCCTGCCCCTGACCGGCCCCGGCGCGCAGACCATCTTCAACGCCGACGTCTCGGTGAACCCGGCTTCCACCATGAAGCTGATCACCACCTATGCCGCCCTGGAGCTGCTCGGCCCCACCTACCAGTGGAAGACCGAGTTCTACACCGACGGCACCCTCAAGGACGGCGTGCTCAACGGCAACCTCTACCTCAAGGGTGGTGGCGACCCGAAGCTGAACATGGAGAAGCTCTGGCTGCTGATGCGCGACCTGCGCGCCAACGGCGTGCTGAAGATCACCGGCGACCTGGTGCTCGACCGCAGCCGCTTCGTGCACCCGCAGCTGCCGGCCTTCAACGATGACGGCGGCGACGAGAACAAGCCCTTCCTGGTCGGCCCCGACTCGCTGCTGGTCAACCTCAAGGCGCTGCGTTTCATTGCCCGCGCCGACGGTGGCCGCGCCAGCGTCGCCGCCGAACCGCCCATCGAGAGCATCCGCATCGACAACCAGATCAAGGTGACCAAGGCGGCGCCCTGTCCCGCCTGGCCGGACGTGCGCTACAACCCGGTGACCCAGTTCGACGGCACCACGGTGATCGCCAGCGGCAGCCTGCCAGACGGCTGCAGCGCGCAGACCTACCTGTCGCTGCTCGACCACCCCGCCTACGCCGCCGGCGCGGTGCGGGCGATCTGGAAGGAACTGGGCGGCAGCATCCTCGGCAAGGACCGCCTGGCCGGCGTGCCCAAGGACGCCAAGCTGCTGGCGCGCGCGTTCTCCCCGGACCTGGTGGAGATCATTCGCGACATCAACAAGTACAGCAACAACACCATGGCGCAGCAGCTGTTCCTCAGCATCGGCGCGCAGTTCCGCAACGACGCGGACGGCGACGACGCCAAGGCCGCGCAACGGGTGATCCGCGCCTGGCTGGCGAAGAAGGGCATCACCGCGCCGCACCTGGTGATGGAGAACGGCTCCGGCCTGTCGCGCCAGGAGCGGGTCAGCGCGCGGGAGATGGCGACCATCCTCCACGCCGCCTGGCAGAGCCCCTATGCCGCTGAGTACATCGCCTCGCTGCCGCTGGTGGCGATGGACGGGACCATGCGCAAGCGCCTGCGCCGCACGCCCATGGCGGGTGAAGCGCACATCAAGACCGGCACCCTGAACACGGTGCGCGCCATCGCCGGTTTCAGCCGCGACAACAGCGGCAACACCTGGGCGGTGGTGGCCATCCTCAATGACCAGCGCCCCTGGGGAGCGTCCTCGATCCTCGACCAGGTGCTGCTCGATCTCTACGGCCAGTCCAGGCGCTGA
- the rmf gene encoding ribosome modulation factor, with translation MRRLKRDPMERAFLRGYQHGIHGKSRDLCPFTHPTTRQAWINGWREGRGDNWDGLTGTAGIHRLNELHAVG, from the coding sequence ATGAGAAGACTTAAGCGTGATCCGATGGAACGAGCATTCCTGCGCGGTTATCAGCACGGCATTCATGGCAAATCCCGCGATCTCTGTCCTTTCACCCATCCCACCACCCGTCAAGCCTGGATCAACGGCTGGCGTGAGGGTCGCGGCGACAATTGGGATGGCCTCACCGGCACGGCCGGCATTCATCGACTGAACGAACTTCACGCCGTCGGCTGA
- a CDS encoding DUF6685 family protein codes for MSSQSSPSSLSSRLAALAQRLGLGGRAPRLLESASQLRLPFQQLKPPAADIWWQNGPPLQRLVDLPRNALSGPVQEDKAQAHAVLIRVVELEQRELTNFDLRLIDGFCGTEGAMPSCPSFEEFAATPACRSVRIISYKDFVKAISLPLPRFLAGERISLCQSSWHGKRVFWSGTHHLEAFAAAIAYARRRELEISLPAELATYRLNPAGLAELDAHYHVLAMPVQAWSDPAFMGLLLDGGIPYARLALLKNSGAPELLLLPKDHPEATALGEGLRLAGAADVVRYLASLS; via the coding sequence ATGAGTTCGCAGTCGTCCCCATCCTCTCTTTCCTCACGCCTGGCCGCCCTCGCGCAACGCCTCGGCCTGGGAGGACGTGCGCCCCGCCTGCTGGAAAGCGCGAGCCAGCTGCGCTTGCCGTTCCAGCAGTTGAAGCCCCCGGCCGCCGATATCTGGTGGCAGAACGGCCCGCCCCTGCAGCGCCTGGTGGACCTCCCGCGCAACGCGCTCTCCGGCCCGGTACAGGAAGACAAGGCCCAGGCCCACGCGGTGCTGATCCGAGTGGTTGAACTGGAGCAACGCGAACTCACCAATTTCGACCTGCGCCTGATCGATGGGTTCTGCGGCACCGAGGGCGCGATGCCCAGTTGCCCCAGCTTCGAGGAATTCGCCGCGACGCCGGCCTGCCGTAGCGTGCGCATCATCAGCTACAAGGATTTCGTCAAGGCCATCAGCCTGCCACTACCACGTTTCCTGGCCGGCGAACGGATCAGCCTGTGCCAGTCCAGCTGGCACGGCAAACGTGTTTTCTGGAGCGGCACCCACCATCTGGAAGCTTTTGCCGCCGCCATCGCCTACGCACGCCGCCGCGAGCTGGAAATCAGCCTGCCGGCCGAACTCGCCACCTACCGTCTCAACCCCGCGGGCCTCGCCGAGCTGGACGCCCACTACCACGTACTGGCCATGCCGGTGCAGGCATGGAGCGACCCGGCCTTCATGGGCCTGCTGCTCGACGGTGGCATCCCCTATGCCCGCCTCGCCTTGCTGAAGAACAGCGGCGCCCCCGAACTCCTGCTGCTGCCAAAGGACCACCCCGAGGCCACCGCCCTTGGCGAAGGCCTGCGCCTGGCCGGCGCCGCCGATGTGGTGCGCTACCTCGCGTCCCTGAGCTGA